The following are encoded in a window of Phaseolus vulgaris cultivar G19833 chromosome 3, P. vulgaris v2.0, whole genome shotgun sequence genomic DNA:
- the LOC137839124 gene encoding uncharacterized protein, with product MSEFKMLFAEGSSVSRPLMFNGMNYAFWNIRMKIFMKSIDLFIWEAVVHGPYVLMQVVKDKEVRLKEQETVERKPKGLALKASEQNEINEEKEDAEHDDTISLLTKRFNRFLKKKSRDRNQQKRRYPKPNDSNSSNYTFFGCGKTGHIKMDCPNNQSKDKSASKKVERSKGRKAYISWEENEVSSTSNSSTESEENNLCFLVKDEGSIFDSVSEFSMESDNYDQLLAAFKETHDEANRLAKRSKRNQWYLDSGCFKHMTGDLTKFTSLKIKAEGHVTYGDNNRGRILGRSTVGTENSTTIENVLYVEGLKHSLLSISQLCDKGYKVNFKSKGCTISSDSSGKVLFTGKRVNNIYILDIMETISSNECLLSRSDESWLWHRRITGSVMLL from the exons atgtctgagtttaaaatgctttttgctgagggatCTTCTGTTAGTAGACCCcttatgttcaatggaatgaattatgcctTTTGGAAcattagaatgaaaattttcatgaaATCTATTGACTTGTTTATTTGGGAGGCTGTGGTCCATGGACCCTATGTGctaatgcaggttgtcaaggataaagaagtg agactcaaagagcaggaaacagtggaaagaaaacccaaaggacttgcactgaaagcaagtgAACAAAATGAGATCAatgaggaaaaagaagatgctgaacaTGATGATACAATCAGCCTACTTACAAAGAGGTTCAACAGATTCCTAAAGAAGAAAAGCAGAGATAGGAACcaacagaaaagaaggtatcctaaacctaaTGACTCAAATTCCTCTAACTACACTTTCTTtggctgtggcaaaacagggcacatcaaaatggattgtccaaacaatcaatcaaaggacaaatCAGCGAGCAAGAAGGTTGAAAGGAGCAAGGGGAGAAAAGCTTACATTTCgtgggaagaaaatgaagtatcttcaaccagCAACTCTTCAACTGAGAGTGAGGAAAACAATCTGTGCTTCTTGGTGAAGGATGAAGGGTCAATCTTTGATTCAGTAAGTGAATTCTCTATGGaatctgataactatgatcaattgcttgctgctttcaaagaaacacatgatgaagcaaataggctagct aaaagAAGCAAGAGAAatcaatggtacttggacagtggctgtttcaaacatatgactggagatcttacaaaattcACTAGCTTGAAGATCAAAGCAgagggacatgtaacctatggtgataataaccgaggaagAATTTTGGGCAGAAGCACTGTTGGAACAGAGaattcaaccactattgagaatgtgctttatgtagaaggactcaagcatagcctTCTCAGTATCAGTCAActgtgtgacaaaggatacaaggtgaacttcaagtcaaaaggctgcacaatctcaagtgactcctctggtaaggtgttgtttactggtaagagagtgaataacatatacATCTTGGATATCATGGAAACTatctcttcaaatgagtgtttactgtctagaagtgatgagtcttggctgtggcacaggag gataacaggctctGTGATGCTtctgtga
- the LOC137839125 gene encoding uncharacterized protein, whose protein sequence is MAAPTPVAVGTRGTIGSLVRKEIEYFSKFDLGNSKRPQPHFVDMTSGRGYSTSRPSFWVLLMTGKRRKRRGSNVFLPKMCSVAEVVESNKWNRVPGYGYRILKDDINNFHL, encoded by the coding sequence ATGGCTGCTCCTACACCAGTTGCTGTAGGCACAAGAGGCACAATTGGATCCCTTGTGAGGAAGGAAATTGAATACTTCTCCAAATTTGATTTAGGGAACTCAAAAAGACCTCAACCACATTTTGTGGACATGACTTCTGGCAGAGGCTATTCCACTTCCAGACCTAGTTTCTGGGTGCTTCTAATGACAGGgaagagaaggaagagaagagGTAGCAATGTGTTTCTCCCAAAAATGTGTTCGGTTGCAGAGGTGGTGGAAAGCAACAAGTGGAACAGGGTTCCTGGTTATGGCTACAGGATCCTCAAGGATGACATCAACAACTTTCATCTCTGA
- the LOC137806686 gene encoding cardiolipin synthase (CMP-forming), mitochondrial, giving the protein MVLFRKFLKAILADHTQAQTKARTFLTSISAFPWYTPHHSHRLCRSPTNNRFLSPGPGPGPGPLFLSRPPWKLSQSATPLYLHENAVVFPKVHSFDLLRSTPPLPLRFPDPVPSISTNPSLFHTFVNLPNFISFSRLLSGPLLAWMISNELYTPAIVGLALSGATDWLDGHVARKMKIDSVVGSYLDPLADKVLIGCVALAMVHKDLLHPGLVSLVVFRDVFLVGGAVFLRANSLGWKWKSWFVFFNLDGTARQKVEPLLLSKVNTVFQLALVAAALLQPEFGTTETQPYITYMSYLVASTTVATTAAYGAQYFRRFAVVSNSV; this is encoded by the exons ATGGTTCTGTTCCGCAAGTTCCTTAAAGCAATACTCGCCGACCACACCCAAGCCCAAACCAAAGCCCGAACCTTCCTCACCTCAATATCCGCATTCCCCTGGTACACGCCTCACCACAGCCACCGCCTCTGCCGCTCCCCAACCAATAACAGATTCCTCTCTCCCGGCCCAGGCCCAGGCCCAGGCCCTCTCTTCCTCTCTCGCCCCCCATGGAAACTCTCTCAATCCGCCACCCCTCTCTATTTACACGAAAACGCCGTCGTTTTCCCAAAGGTCCACTCCTTCGATTTGCTTCGCTCCACTCCTCCCCTCCCTCTCCGCTTCCCTGATCCGGTTCCCTCCATTTCCACCAACCCTTCCCTTTTCCACACCTTCGTCAATCTCCCCAATTTCATATCCTTCTCCCGATTACTTTCCGGTCCTCTTCTCGCATG GATGATCTCCAACGAGTTGTATACTCCAGCAATTGTAGGGTTGGCACTCTCTGGGGCCACTGATTGG CTGGATGGACACGTGGCTCGGAAGATGAAGATAGATTCCGTAGTGGGTTCCTACCTTGATCCCCTTGCTGACAAG GTTCTTATTGGTTGCGTTGCTCTTGCCATGGTGCATAAAGATCTACTGCATC CTGGACTTGTTAGTCTTGTTGTGTTTCGGGACGTCTTCCTTGTGGGGGGTGCAGTATTTCTAAGAGCAAATAGCTTGGGTTGGAAG TGGAAAAGCTGgtttgttttttttaaccttGATGGAACCGCCCGCCAAAAGGTTGAACCACTCCTTCTAAGCAAG GTGAATACAGTTTTCCAATTAGCTCTAGTTGCTGCTGCTCTTCTTCAACCAGAGTTTGGAACAACGGAAACTCAACCATATATCACTTATATGAG CTATTTAGTGGCTTCAACAACAGTGGCAACTACTGCAGCATATGGAGCACAATATTTTAGGAGATTTGCAGTAGTATCAAACTCGGTCTAG